The Brassica oleracea var. oleracea cultivar TO1000 chromosome C6, BOL, whole genome shotgun sequence genome includes a region encoding these proteins:
- the LOC106298958 gene encoding uncharacterized protein LOC106298958 → MTMDWFSWLSRTNLEDSLIYEYGLSFSHNELEFEDIAYFNHEFLQSMGISIAKHRLEILKLARRDKKASPLTARSISRVLIAIRKTGKCFSEYVRAWIRREESSRALVVVPRSSGNGRWKGALMKRKKRSVTPSNGNGGGLGKEERLMLTNGTPCRFESFSSSTVLDYGLKEEKDCDVEEEIKWDSMFQNLKPT, encoded by the coding sequence ATGACAATGGATTGGTTCTCATGGCTATCAAGAACGAATCTCGAAGATTCGCTCATCTACGAGTACGGCCTCTCCTTCTCCCACAACGAGCTCGAATTCGAAGACATCGCTTACTTCAACCACGAGTTTCTCCAGAGCATGGGAATCTCCATCGCCAAACACCGCCTCGAGATCCTCAAGCTCGCTCGGAGGGACAAGAAAGCGTCTCCGCTCACCGCTCGTTCGATTTCGAGAGTCCTGATCGCGATTAGGAAGACAGGGAAGTGCTTCTCCGAGTACGTTAGGGCGTGGATCCGACGCGAGGAGTCGTCTCGGGCTCTGGTGGTTGTGCCGAGAAGCAGCGGGAACGGGAGGTGGAAAGGCGCTTTGATGAAGAGGAAGAAGAGATCCGTGACGCCGAGCAATGGGAATGGAGGAGGATTGGGTAAGGAAGAGAGACTTATGCTGACGAATGGGACTCCGTGTAGGTTTGAAAGCTTCTCGAGTTCAACGGTTTTGGATTACGGTTTGAAAGAGGAGAAAGATTGTGACGTGGAAGAAGAGATTAAGTGGGATTCAATGTTTCAAAATCTGAAACCTACTTGA
- the LOC106300521 gene encoding protein NUCLEAR FUSION DEFECTIVE 4-like produces MPELVEKTGSRPPWVGLAAAIWVQIAAGNASTFPLYSAALKSVLGFNQQQVTILGVAGELGGNMGLLPGYTSNMLPPWAMLLIGISSCFLGYGVLWLSLGQIVHDLPFWLLFIALVIATNSCSWFMTTSLVTNMRNFPMSRGPLAGLLKALIGISGAAYAVLFSMLLHHSASNLLLFLTVGIPVLCFASMYFIRPCVPATGEDPSEPVYFAFLLGTSILLAAYLVVTTVVSEVYSLPSALRYVLVAVMVLFLFSPLAIPIKMTLFRSNVKSSSDNLAKEEGESTQEEPLLISSTSDSNLGSLLKGDDVSDMDILLAEGESGILKKKKRKPRRGEDFKVGQVFVKADFWLLWFAYLLGMGSGVMVSNNLAQIGFAYGIKDTTILVCIFSFFNFTGRLASGALSEHFVKSRMLPRTLWMGASQLVMVFTFLLFAMAIDHTIYVATALAGIGMGFQLLSIATISELFGLRHFGVNFNVILLANPIGASLFSALLAGYIYDKEAEKQGNPTCIGPDCFRVTFLVLAGVCGLGTLLTVILTVRIRPVYQALYASGSFKLQPQSAGH; encoded by the exons ATGCCGGAGCTAGTTGAGAAAACGGGAAGCCGACCACCGTGGGTTGGATTGGCAGCCGCCATATGGGTTCAGATCGCGGCGGGAAACGCTTCAACTTTCCCGCTTTACTCCGCCGCTCTCAAATCGGTTTTAGGGTTCAACCAGCAACAGGTCACCATCTTGGGCGTCGCTGGTGAACTGGGAGGGAACATGGGTCTGCTTCCAGGATACACAAGTAACATGCTTCCTCCATGGGCCATGCTTCTCATCGGTATCTCTTCTTGTTTCCTCGGTTACGGCGTTCTCTGGCTCTCCCTCGGCCAAATCGTTCACGACTTGCCTTTCTGGTTG CTGTTCATAGCTCTGGTTATAGCCACCAATAGCTGCTCATGGTTCATGACAACATCTTTAGTGACCAATATGAGGAACTTTCCTATGAGCCGAGGCCCATTGGCGGGACTTCTCAAAGCCTTAATTGGGATCAGTGGTGCAGCATACGCTGTCTTGTTCAGCATGTTGCTTCACCATTCTGCTTCTAATTTGCTTCTGTTTCTCACGGTTGGTATTCCGGTTTTGTGTTTCGCTTCCATGTATTTCATCCGTCCCTGTGTTCCTGCCACCGGTGAAGACCCTTCCGAGCCCGTGTATTTTGCTTTTCTGCTCGGCACTAGTATCCTTCTCGCTGCTTATCTTGTTGTAACGACTGTAGTTAGTGAGGTGTATTCACTGCCAAGCGCACTTAGATACGTTCTTGTGGCTGTCATGGTCTTATTCTTGTTCTCGCCTCTTGCGATCCCCATCAAGATGACACTGTTCCGTTCAAATGTCAAGAGCTCTTCAGACAATCTAGCCAAAGAGGAAGGTGAGTCAACCCAGGAGGAACCACTGCTGATATCTTCTACCTCGGATTCAAACCTCGGGTCTCTCTTAAAAGGAGATGATGTTTCGGATATGGACATACTTTTGGCTGAAGGGGAAAGTGGGATACTTAAGAAGAAGAAGAGAAAGCCTAGGAGAGGTGAGGATTTCAAGGTTGGCCAAGTCTTCGTCAAAGCGGATTTTTGGCTGCTTTGGTTTGCTTATTTACTCGGTATGGGCTCAGGCGTTATGGTCTCAAACAACTTGGCACAAATCGGATTTGCTTATGGTATCAAGGATACTACAATACTCGTCTGCATCTTTAGCTTCTTCAACTTCACAGGCCGTCTCGCTTCAGGTGCCTTATCTGAGCACTTTGTAAA GTCAAGAATGCTTCCAAGAACACTATGGATGGGAGCTTCGCAGCTGGTTATGGTGTTCACATTCCTCCTCTTTGCCATGGCCATCGACCACACCATTTACGTGGCGACTGCTCTTGCCGGGATAGGCATGGGGTTTCAGCTTTTGTCAATCGCCACCATCTCGGAGCTATTTGGTCTTAGACATTTTGGGGTAAACTTCAACGTCATACTCTTGGCTAACCCGATCGGTGCCAGCCTTTTCTCGGCCCTTCTTGCCGGATACATCTACGACAAGGAAGCGGAGAAGCAAGGGAATCCTACCTGTATTGGTCCGGATTGCTTCAGAGTAACGTTCTTGGTTCTAGCCGGAGTTTGTGGCCTTGGAACTCTGCTTACTGTTATATTGACTGTGAGAATTCGCCCTGTCTATCAAGCTCTATATGCGTCTGGCTCATTCAAGTTGCAGCCGCAATCAGCTGGTCATTGA
- the LOC106296894 gene encoding sodium-coupled neutral amino acid transporter 4-like, producing the protein MDSSYSVISKNSYVELQKQTKFLPLDEERFVNGVRDDLDPDAGSNQGSGISGAVFNLTTSIIGAGIMALPATMKVLGLALGLLLIVLIAVLSEISVELLVRFSSLYKSRSYGEVVQFALGKPARVLSEVCIVVNNGGFLVVYLIIMGDVMSGSLHHVGVLDQWLGNGFWDHRKVLILVVVVVFLAPLCALNRIDSLSVTSAASVALAVVFVVVCFVVAAVKLVEGSVDAPRMSPDFGSTEAVLDLLVVIPIMTNAYVCHFNVQPIYNELEGRTPEKMNRVGRVTTAVCVVVYASTAVSGYLLFGKDTESDILTNFDQDLGIRFSSAVNYVVRVGYILHLVLVFPVIHFSLRETVDTLLFEGSPPLSESKKRSLGLTVVLLALIYIGSTMIPNIWTAFKFTGATSAVSLGFTFPALIALRLGKQSNSLSQVERSVSWLMLVLAVVVSVVGTLGNIYSLRSKSD; encoded by the coding sequence ATGGATAGCAGTTACTCAGTCATCTCCAAAAACTCCTACGTCGAGTTACAGAAACAGACCAAGTTCCTTCCTCTCGACGAAGAAAGGTTCGTCAACGGCGTCCGCGACGATCTCGATCCCGACGCCGGATCTAATCAAGGATCCGGGATCTCCGGCGCCGTTTTCAACCTCACCACGTCCATAATCGGCGCCGGGATCATGGCATTGCCGGCGACCATGAAAGTCCTCGGCTTGGCTCTAGGGCTCCTCCTCATCGTCCTAATCGCGGTCCTATCCGAGATCAGCGTCGAGCTTCTCGTCAGATTCTCGTCCCTCTACAAGTCCAGATCCTACGGCGAGGTCGTGCAGTTCGCGCTGGGGAAGCCCGCTAGGGTTCTCTCCGAGGTCTGCATCGTCGTCAACAACGGCGGCTTCCTCGTCGTTTACCTCATCATCATGGGTGACGTCATGTCCGGTTCTCTTCACCACGTTGGGGTTTTGGATCAGTGGCTTGGGAACGGGTTCTGGGACCACCGTAAAGTTTTGATTTTGGTTGTCGTGGTCGTCTTCTTGGCTCCTCTCTGCGCGTTGAACAGGATCGATTCCTTGAGCGTTACGTCAGCTGCTTCCGTGGCTCTCGCTGTTGTGTTTGTTGTTGTTTGCTTTGTTGTCGCGGCGGTTAAGCTCGTTGAAGGGAGCGTTGACGCTCCGAGGATGAGTCCTGATTTTGGGTCTACAGAAGCGGTCTTGGATCTGCTCGTCGTGATACCGATAATGACCAACGCTTACGTTTGTCATTTCAATGTCCAGCCCATTTATAACGAGCTCGAGGGTCGAACGCCTGAGAAGATGAACAGAGTTGGGAGGGTCACGACGGCTGTTTGTGTGGTTGTGTATGCTTCGACTGCTGTGTCTGGTTATCTTCTCTTTGGTAAGGATACTGAGTCAGATATATTGACTAACTTTGATCAAGATCTTGGTATCCGTTTCAGCTCCGCGGTGAATTACGTTGTCAGAGTGGGATACATTCTTCATCTTGTTCTCGTCTTCCCTGTGATCCATTTTTCATTGAGAGAAACGGTGGATACTTTGTTGTTTGAAGGCTCGCCTCCTCTTTCCGAAAGCAAGAAGAGATCTTTGGGGCTTACAGTGGTCTTGCTGGCTCTTATTTACATTGGCTCGACGATGATTCCAAATATATGGACTGCGTTTAAATTCACAGGAGCAACGTCGGCGGTCTCGCTTGGTTTTACGTTTCCTGCTCTTATCGCGTTAAGGTTAGGGAAACAGAGCAATTCGTTAAGCCAGGTGGAAAGATCTGTGTCGTGGTTGATGCTAGTCTTGGCGGTGGTGGTTAGCGTTGTGGGAACGCTTGGCAACATTTATAGTCTCAGAAGCAAATCAGATTGA
- the LOC106297807 gene encoding uncharacterized protein LOC106297807, producing MGEAKILIEVELDKPFPKLIALHDKQGNIFFVEVEYSWILVLVKGVEHLDTRRRGAYYHLSHKIMLLLQKSIISSEPNSHSPIAQQTHETFKKPLVTLSPKYAFASPVTHSHEVHSDPCSQINHTFPLLAAEKAVPVQSHIMESIPSHSIILEDSETSKIEQPIDSRSSLTLDHHNLHMEDTPFVYGKGNGFDMVGDSSSYTITRGGRTIKPTQKVQDMRWTRASGRGKKGHRGRGNQNH from the exons ATGGGGGAAGCAAAAATACTAATTGAGGTGGAGTTAGATAAACCATTCCCGAAGCTCATTGCACTTCATGACAAGCAAGGTAATATCTTTTTCGTAGAAGTTGAGTACTCTTGGATTCTAGTGCTTGTGAAAGGTGTTGAGCACTTGGACACAAGGAGAAGAGGTGCTTATTACCACCTCAGTCACAAGATTATGCTCCTATTACAAAAGAGCATCAT ATCATCCGAGCCAAATTCACACTCACCCATTGCCCAGCAAACACATGAGACTTTCAAAAAGCCATTGGTCACTCTTTCTCCTAAGTATGCATTTGCTAGTCCGGTTACACATTCGCATGAGGTACACTCGGACCCTTGCTCACAGATTAATCACACTTTTCCCTTGTTAGCAGCGGAGAAAGCTGTGCCAGTTCAGTCACATATTATGGAAAGCATTCCATCACATTCTATCATTTTGGAAGACTCTGAGACTTCTAAAATTGAGCAACCAATTGATTCTCGTTCTTCTCTCACTCTTGATCATCACAACCTCCATATGGAGGATACTCCGTTTGTATATGGGAAAGGTAATGGTTTTGATATGGTTGGAGATTCTTCTAGTTACACAATAACTAGAGGTGGAAGGACTATAAAACCAACACAAAAGGTTCAAGATATGAGGTGGACAAGAGCTAGTGGAAGAGGTAAAAAAGGTCATCGTGGTCGAGGGAATCAAAATCACTAG
- the LOC106300564 gene encoding protein NUCLEAR FUSION DEFECTIVE 4-like, whose amino-acid sequence MPKLVEKTGSRPPWVGLAAAVWVQMSAGNASTFPLYSAALKLVLGFNQQQVTLLGVACDLGENMGLLPGYASNKLAPWAMLLIGVSSCFLGYGVLWLSVSQIVNGLPFWLLFIALVIATNSCSWFSTASLVTNMRNFPMSRGSVAGLLKGLTGISGAAFTVLFSVLLHHSASDLLLFLTVGIPVLCLAVMYFVRPCIPATGEDPSEPVYLAFLLGTSILLAAYLVVTTVLSEVYSLPSVLRYVLVAIMVLCLFSPLAVPIKMTLFRSNAQRSLPGSSDNLAKEEGESNQGEPLLITSTSDPNLGALFEEDDMEILLAEGEGAVKKKRKPRRGEDFKIGQVFVKADFWLLWFVYFLGMGSGVTVSNNLAQIGYAFGIKDTTILLCLFSFFNFIGRLASGAISEHFVKSRTLPRTLWMGAAQLVMVFTFLLFYMAIDHTIYVATALIGIGMGFQFLSIATISELFGLRHFGINYNVILLGNPIGATIFSALLAGYIYDKEAEKQGNPTCVGPDCFRETFLVLAGVCGLGTLLTVILTVRIRPVYQALYASGSFRLQPQSGGH is encoded by the exons ATGCCGAAGCTGGTCGAGAAAACGGGAAGCCGACCACCGTGGGTGGGACTAGCAGCCGCCGTATGGGTTCAGATGTCGGCGGGAAACGCTTCAACTTTCCCTCTTTACTCCGCCGCTCTCAAATTGGTTCTAGGGTTTAACCAACAACAGGTCACGCTCCTCGGCGTGGCCTGTGATCTGGGGGAGAACATGGGTCTCCTCCCAGGGTACGCAAGTAACAAGCTCGCTCCGTGGGCGATGCTTCTCATCGGCGTCTCCTCTTGTTTCCTCGGTTACGGCGTCCTCTGGCTCTCCGTCAGCCAAATCGTTAATGGCTTGCCTTTCTGGTTG CTGTTCATAGCTCTGGTTATAGCCACCAATAGCTGCTCATGGTTCAGCACAGCGTCTCTTGTGACCAACATGAGGAACTTTCCTATGAGCCGAGGCTCTGTGGCGGGACTTCTCAAAGGCTTAACTGGGATCAGTGGTGCAGCGTTCACCGTCTTGTTCAGCGTCTTGCTTCACCATTCTGCTTCGGATTTGCTTCTCTTTCTCACCGTTGGTATTCCGGTTTTGTGTTTAGCTGTCATGTACTTCGTCCGTCCCTGTATACCGGCCACCGGCGAAGACCCTTCCGAGCCCGTGTATTTGGCTTTTCTCCTCGGAACAAGTATCCTTCTCGCTGCTTACCTTGTTGTGACGACTGTACTTAGTGAGGTTTATTCACTGCCAAGCGTGCTTAGATACGTTCTTGTGGCTATCATGGTGCTGTGCTTGTTCTCGCCTCTTGCGGTTCCCATCAAGATGACGCTGTTCCGTTCAAATGCTCAAAGATCTTTACCGGGTTCTTCAGACAATTTGGCTAAAGAGGAAGGTGAGTCAAACCAGGGGGAACCACTGCTGATAACTTCTACCTCAGATCCAAACCTAGGGGCTCTCTTCGAAGAAGATGATATGGAGATACTTCTTGCTGAAGGAGAAGGTGCTGTTAAGAAGAAGAGGAAGCCTAGGAGAGGCGAGGATTTCAAGATTGGCCAAGTCTTTGTCAAGGCTGATTTCTGGCTGCTTTGGTTTGTCTATTTCCTAGGCATGGGTTCAGGTGTAACGGTCTCGAACAACTTGGCACAGATCGGGTATGCTTTTGGCATTAAGGATACTACTATACTGCTCTGCCTCTTTAGCTTCTTCAACTTCATAGGCCGTCTCGCTTCGGGTGCCATATCTGAGCACTTTGTCAA GTCAAGAACGCTTCCAAGAACACTGTGGATGGGAGCTGCGCAGCTGGTTATGGTGTTCACATTCCTCCTCTTCTACATGGCCATCGACCACACCATCTACGTGGCGACTGCTCTTATCGGGATAGGCATGGGGTTTCAGTTCTTATCAATCGCCACCATATCGGAGCTCTTTGGTCTTAGACATTTTGGGATCAACTACAACGTCATACTCTTGGGTAACCCGATAGGAGCCACCATATTCTCGGCCCTTCTTGCAGGATACATCTACGACAAGGAAGCGGAGAAGCAAGGGAATCCTACCTGCGTTGGTCCTGATTGCTTCAGAGAAACGTTCTTGGTTCTAGCCGGAGTTTGTGGCCTTGGAACTCTGCTTACTGTTATATTGACTGTGAGAATCCGCCCAGTTTATCAAGCTCTCTATGCGTCTGGCTCATTTAGGTTACAGCCGCAGTCAGGTGGTCATTGA